From the genome of Alkalimarinus coralli:
AACTATTTTGAGCTTGTTCAACATGTTTTCTGGTGGCGCTCTTGAGAGAATGAGTATTTTTGCTCTTGGGATCATGCCATATATTTCTGCGTCTATCATCATGCAGCTTATGACGGTGGTGAGTCCTCAGCTTGAACAGCTCAAAAAAGAAGGTGAATCTGGCCGTCGTAAGATAAGCCAGTACACCCGCTATGCTACCGTAGTGCTTGCAACGGTTCAGGCGATGGGTATGTCGGTAGGGTTAGCCTCTCAAGGGGTGACCTTTACAGATACCTTTAGCTTTTACTTTGTTGCTGTAGCGACATTTGTAAGCGGCGCGATCTTTTTGATGTGGCTTGGTGAGCAAATTACTGAGAGAGGGATTGGAAACGGTATCTCCTTGTTGATTTTCGCCGGAATCGTGGCCGGTTTACCAGGTGCATTTGGTCAGTCGTTCGAGCAAGCCAGGCAGGGTGAGATTAATATTCTCGCGCTGTTGTTAATTGGTTTTTTTGCTATAGCTATTGTTGCGTTTGTAGTATTTATGGAGCGCGGCCAGCGCCGCATCACTGTAAATTACGCAAAACGTCAGCAAGGCCGAAAAGTATATGCGCAGCAATCAAGTCACCTTCCACTTAAGGTGAATATGGCTGGTGTTATTCCCCCCATATTTGCTTCTAGTATTCTGTTGTTCCCCGCATCTTTGGGGCAATGGTTTGGTAAAGGTGAAGGGATGGAGTGGTTGTCTGATTTTTCTCAGGCGTTAGCCCCCAGCCAGCCGCTATATATTTTACTGTTCGCTATAGCTGTGGTATTTTTCTGCTTCTTTTATACGGCGTTAATGTATAACCCGAAAGAAGTCGCTGAAAACCTTAAGAAATCGGGAGCGTTTGTTCCTGGTATTCGACCAGGCGAGCAAACTGCTCGTTATATAGATAGTGTCCTGACTCGTTTAACGTTGTTTGGTGCACTTTATATAACAGCGGTTGCTCTCCTTCCGCAATTTCTAGTCGTGGCTTGGAATGTCCCGTTTTATTTCGGGGGTACCTCGTTGCTGATTGTAGTTGTGGTCGTGATGGACTTTATGGCTCAAGTTCAGTCTCATCTGATGTCTCACCAGTATGAGTCCCTCATGAAAAAATCTAACCTTAAAAAGGTGTAGTTGAGGTAGAGAGCCTCAAATAGTGCAGCTCAAATTGGAGTCGTATCATGAAAGTGCGCGCATCGGTAAAGAAAATTTGCCGTAACTGTAAAATAATCCGTCGCAATGGCGCAGTAAGAGTCATTTGCACAGAACCACGTCATAAGCAGCGTCAAGGCTAAAACCCTTTTTGCTAAAAAAGTGTGAATAAATAACGCTTGATTTATTATTGATCAAGCGTTATTATTTTGCGCCTTTTTTATGATGTTCCCTTAATAGCAATGCGTTAAACGCGGAGTAAGATAGATGGCTCGTATAGCCGGTGTCAATATACCCGACAATAAACACGCTGTTATCTCCCTGACCTATATATATGGTGTTGGTAGAACTACAGCAAACAAGCTTTGCGACGCTACTGGCGTTAAAACGACTGCCAAGGTTAAAGATTTAACCGAAGAGCAGTTGGATGCAATACGTAATGAACTCACCAGCATGACTGTTGAGGGTGATTTGCGTCGTGAAGTACAAATGAACATTAAGCGTTTGAAGGATCTTGGTTGCTACCGTGGTCTGCGTCACCGTCACAGCTTGCCTGTGCGCGGTCAGCGTAGTAAGACCAATGCTAGAACCCGTAAAGGCCCTCGCAAACCGATTCGTAAATAATAGGATACAGGAATGGCTAAGCCAGGTACACGTACCCGTAAGAAGGTGAAAAAGACTGTTGTTGATGGAATGGCGCACATTCACGCCTCATTCAATAACACGATCGTGACCATTACAGACCGTCAAGGCAATGCATTGTCTTGGGCTACCGCAGGTGGTTCAGGTTTCCGTGGTTCACGTAAGAGTACACCTTTTGCTGCGCAGGTAGCAGCTGAAAGAGCCGGTAAAGCGGCTGCTGAATACGGCCTAAAAAACCTAGATGTTATGGTTAAAGGTCCTGGGCCAGGACGTGAGTCCGCTGTTCGGGCACTCAACTCTTGCGGATATAAGATCACTAGTATTATTGATGTGACTCCTATTCCACACAATGGGTGCCGCCCGCCTAAAAAGCGTCGCGTATAATCAAGGAGACAGTAAATGGCACGTTATATTGGTCCAAAATGTAAACTGTCTCGTCGTGAAGGGACAGATTTATTTTTGAAGAGTGGCGCTCGTGCGCTTGATTCAAAATGTAATGTTGAAACCCCTCCAGGACAACACGGCGCGCGCAGAGCACGTTTGTCGGAATACGGTTTACAGTTAAGAGAAAAACAGAAAGTTCGTCGTACATATGGCGTTCTGGAAAAACAGTTTCGTGGTTACTATAAAGAAGCTGCTCGCCGTAAAGGTGCAGCGGGTGAAAACCTTCTTCAAATCTTGGAGCGGCGTCTTGATAACGTAGTGTACCGTATGGGATTCGGTTCAACTCGTGCTGAAGCGCGTCAGTTGGTATCTCATAAGAGTATTCTTGTAAATGATAAGGTGGTTAACATTGCCTCTTATCAAGTAGCTGCAGGTGACGTTGTAAGTGTGCGTGAAAAAGCGAAAAACCAGCTGCGTATAAAGAATGCAGTTGAGTTGGCAGCAAACCGTGCACCGGTTGAGTGGGTAGAAGTTGATTCGAGCAAATTGGTCGGTACGTTCAAGTCCGCGCCAGAGCGTTCGGACTTGTCCGCTGAAATCAACGAAAACTTGATCGTGGAACTTTACTCCAAGTAAGGTTTAAGCAGAACAATAGAGCGAATAGGGCCGTTTATGCAGCGTTCAGTAAATGAATTCTTGAATCCTCGTAACATTGAAGTACAGGAAATTAACCCAACGCACGCTAAGGTTATCTTAGAGCCTTTAGAACGAGGGTTTGGACATACATTAGGTAGTGCTCTGCGTCGTATTTTGCTGTCTTCAATGCCAGGTAGTGCTGTTGTTGAAGCAGAGATTGACGGCGTACTTCATGAATACAGTGCTATTGAAGGTGTTCAGGAAGACGTTATTGAAATCCTTCTAAACCTTAAAGGTTTGGCTATCACTATGCATAGCCGTGAAGAAGCAACATTGACGTTGACCAAAAAGGGCGAAGGCCCAGTGTTGGCAAGTGATATTCAGTTAGATCATGATGTCGAAATCGCTAATCCAGACCATGTGATATGTCACTTGGGAGCGGCTGGCGAAATTAACATGAAGCTGAAAGTGATGCTTGGTCGAGGCTATGAGCCTGCTGATCAGCGCGCTTCTGGTGATGACGAAACGCGAGCAATCGGAAGATTGCAGTTAGACTCTTCTTTCAGTCCAGTTCTTCGCGTAGCTTACTCTGTTGAGAGAGCTCGTGTAGAGCAGCGTACTGATTTGGATAAGTTGGTTATCGATTTGGAAACAAACGGTACGATTGATCCTGAAGAATCAATTCGTCGTGCAGCTACCATCTTGCAACAACAATTGTCGGTGTTCGTTAACTTTGATAACGAGAAGGAGCCTGAGCAAGTTGAGGAAGAGGAAGAAGTTGATCCAATACTTCTTCGTCCAGTTGACGATCTTGAGCTGACTGTTCGTTCTGCTAACTGCTTGAAGGCCGAGAACATATACTACATTGGTGACCTGATTCAGCGTACTGAGGTAGAACTTCTTAAAACACCTAATTTAGGTAAGAAGTCACTTACAGAGATTAAAGATGTTTTGGCATCTCGTGGTCTCTCTCTGGGTATGCGTCTCGAGAACTGGCCTCCAGCCAGTTTGAAGGGTGATGACAGGGTACTGGGTGGCTAACCTCAGGGTAATCAGGTAAGGAATTAGAGAAATGCGTCATCGTAAAAGTGGTCGTAAATTTAATCGCAATAGCTCACATCGAAAAGCCATGTTCCGTAACATGACTTCATCGTTAGTAGAGCATGAGCTGATCAAAACAACTTTGCCTAAGGCAAAAGAGTTACGCACAGTAGCAGAGCCTTTAATTACATTGGCTAAAAAAGATACAGTAGCTAATCGTCGTTTGGCCTTTGCAAGACTGCGTAGCAACGAAGCCGTTGCTAAGTTGTTCAACGAGTTAGGTCCTCGCTACGAGAGCCGTCCTGGTGGATACATTCGTATCCTCAAGTGTGGCTTGCGTGCTGGAGATAGCGCACCTATGGCTTATGTCGAGCTTGTAGATCGCCCAGTCGAAGTAGAGAGTGACGACGAAGAATAATTCGTTGTTAGACTCCTAAAAAAGCCGGCTAATCAGCCGGCTTTTTACGTTCTAATTTCCAATTTCTGGAATTGGGTTACTGCGTTGGCCTCTAATTACTAATAGAGGGCTTTGACAGTAGTTCTTTAAGGAAACGGCCGGTGTGTGAGGCATCTATTCTCGCAATATCTTCAGGCGTTCCCTCTCCAATTATGTTTCCTCCCCCTGTTCCGCCTTCGGGGCCTAGATCAACAATCCAGTCGGCAGTTTTAACAACGTCCAGGTTGTGCTCGATGACCACAATCGTATTGCCGTGTTCCCGAAGCCTGTGCAGTACATTCAGAAGTTGTTGTATATCGTAGAAATGAAGGCCCGTTGTCGGTTCGTCTAATATATAAAGCGTCTTCCCGGTATCTCTTTTTGACAGCTCTTTCGCCAGTTTAACTCGTTGTGCTTCGCCGCCCGAGAGAGTAACAGCGCTTTGTCCTAGCCTGATATATGATAAGCCCACATCGATGAGAGTTTGAAGCTTTTTGGCTAGAAAGGGGACCGAATCAAAGAACTCCCTGGCATCTTCTACGGTAAGCTCTAAGACCTCGTGTATACTTTTTCCTTTATACTTTATGTCGAGAGTCTCCCGGTTATATCGTTTGCCCTTGCAGCTATCGCAAGGGACATAGACATCAGGTAAAAAGTGCATTTCAACCTTGATAACGCCATCACCCTGGCAAGCTTCGCAGCGGCCCCCTTTTACATTGAAGCTGAAACGACCTGGCTTATAGCCTCTAGACCTTGCTTCGTGCGTGCCTGCATAAAGCTCTCTTATGGGTGTGAATAGGCCGGTGTAAGTGGCAGGGTTTGATCTAGGCGTTCTTCCAATTGGGCTTTGGTCGATATCGATGACCTTGTCCAGCTGTTCGAGCCCTTCGATCTTCTTGTGCGGCTGTATGGATAGCGTTGTCGCTTTATTTAGAGCTGTCGCGGCTATCGGGTAAAGTGTGCCATTGATCAGCGTAGATTTACCCGACCCAGATACCCCTGTTATACAGGTCAATAAGCCTAGAGGGATGGTCAAGTCGGCACTATTTAAGTTGTTTCCTGTCGCACCGCTTAGCTTGAGAGTTTTCTTTTTGTCATAGGGAACGCGGTTGCTTGGAATCGCAATACTTTTGCCGCCTGATAGGTACTGACCGGTAATGGAGTTTTGATTTGCCATCACCTCAGCAGGGGTTCCGGCTGCTATGACTTGACCACCATGCACGCCAGCACCTGGCCCTATGTCGATTACATAGTCCGCGAGACGTATCGCGTCTTCATCATGCTCTACGACTATAACGGTATTACCCAGGTCTCGCAGGTGAGTAAGGGTTTTTAGCAGGCGGTCATTATCACGTTGATGTAATCCGATCGAGGGTTCATCCAATATATACATGACGCCAACCAGGCCAGCGCCTATTTGGCTTGCCAGTCTAATTCTCTGGGCTTCTCCTCCCGAAAGTGTGTCTGCACTGCGGTCTAATGTTAAATAGTCTAATCCTACGTTGACTAGAAACTGAAGCCTTAGCTGGATTTCTGCCAGTATTTTGGCCGCAATTTCACCTCTGCGACCTTCCAATGTTAATGTAGAAAAATACTCGTATGCTTGGCCAACGGGCATTTCTGTAATGTCAGGTAGCTTTTTATCTTTCACAAATACGTGTCTTGCGGCTTTTTTAAGCCTTGAGCCATGGCAATCCGGGCATGATTTATGTGTTAGTAGTTTGGATAAATCATCTCGCACCATTTGAGACTCTGTTTCGCGATACCGTCTCTCCATATTAGGCATCACCCCTTCAAAAGGGTGTTGGCGCTGCACTATATCGCCGCGGGTATTTACGTAATTGAAGGAGACTTTCTCATTGCCGCTGCCATATAAAACCGTTTGGCGAAACGATTCAGGTAGCTGTTCAAACGGTTGATCCAGGTCGACATCGTAATGCTCGGCTAGACTGGTTAGCATTTGGTAATAGTAAACGGTTCGCCTGTCCCAGCCTTTAATGGCTCCCTCAGCAAGAGTGAGTTCTGGGTTTTTTACCAGTTTTTGGGTGTCAAAGAACTGTTTAACCCCTAAGCCGTCGCAAGTTGGGCAGGCGCCAGCTGGATTGTTGAAAGAAAAAATTCTTGGCTCTAACTCGCTTATTGCATAACCACAGTGCGGACAGGCAAATCGAGCAGAGAATATTAGTTCTTCTCCTTGTCCCTCCATGGGGGCAACCAGTGCAATACCGTCGGTAAGCCCAATACAGGTTTCAAATGACTCAGCGAGTCTCTGTTCAATACCTTCCCGCACCTTAAATCGGTCTATCACAACTTCAATGGTGTGCTTTTTATTCTTTTCCAGATCGGGGGTATCGTCCAGGTCAGAAACGATTCCATCGATACGGGCCCTGATGAAACCTTGGCTGCGAAGCTCCTGGAAGATATGGTGGTGCTCGCCCTTTCGGTTTTTGACGACTGGAGCGAGCATCATCAGCTTTAGATCTTCTTCCTGAGCCATGACTTGGTCAACCATTTGGCTAATGGTTTGTGCTTCAAGTGGCTCGTCGTGATCCGGACATCTTGGCTCGCCTGCACGGGCAAAAAGAAGCCTCAGGTAATCGTAGATTTCGGTTATCGTGCCTACGGTCGAACGGGGGTTATGAGACGTAGATTTCTGCTCGATGGAAATTGCCGGGGAGAGCCCCTCTATATGGTCAACATCAGGCTTCTCCATCATCGACAAAAACTGGCGGGCATAGGTTGATAATGACTCTACGTACCTTCGTTGTCCTTCGGCGTAGAGCGTGTCAAATGCGAGCGAGGATTTTCCTGAGCCTGACAGCCCTGTTATGACGATAAGCTTATCTCTTGGTATTTCGAGATCAATATTCTTAAGGTTATGAGTGCGAGCTCCGCGAACAAGAATTTTATCCATAATAGCCAATTATTTTGAAAAAGAGGGTGATTATACTGTGTAAAAGGGAAAGGTCTCAAAGTTAACTTGCAATATATTTTGTCTGCACGATGTAGATCATTTTGTTAAAATGCCACCCCTGTAAAATCACAACCCCATTTCTTTTGCTCGGAGTAGCGACCTTAATGAACGTCAGCGAAAAACGTTCCGTATTTTCTCTCGCGCTTTTGTATGCGATGCGTATGCTTGGCCTGTTTATGGTTCTGCCTGTGTTTGTTTTGCTTGGTGGTGAACTGGAAGGCTCAAGTGGCGTTCTGATTGGTATTGCTATCGGGGGCTATGGCCTTACGCAAGCGTTATTTCAGGTTCCTTTTGGCATGCTGTCTGATCGGTTCGGCCGAAAAAAAATGATTGTAATCGGGCTGCTGATCTTTTGTGCTGGTAGCGTTATAGCGGCGACATCTGAAAGTATTTACGGGGTGATAGCAGGTCGCTTGTTGCAGGGGGCAGGCGCTATTGCCAGTGTATTGATGGCCCTACTGAGTGACCTTACAACAGATGAAAGTCGAACCAAAGCGATGGCTGTTGTTGGAATGTCTATCGGGCTCTCATTCTCGGTGGCGCTGGTTGCAGGGCCATTAGTTGCTGATTTTTTTGGCCTAAGTGGAATTTTTTGGCTCACCGCCATATTTGCAATAGCGGGGATTGCGATTGTATTGCTGATTGTGCCAACGCCCGTGACAACACACAGCCATAGGGACACAAGAGCTGTGCGAGGTGAGTTTTTTGAGCTTTTGAGAAACTCAGACTTGTTGAGGCTCGATGTAGGAATATTCTTATTGCACCTCATTTTGACAGCTCTCTTTATCGCAGTTCCGTTATCGCTCGTAAATGACGCTCAACTCGACAGGCAGGAGCATTGGTGGGTGTATCTTTCGGTAATGGTGACAGCATTTTTTGCGATGGTTCCGTTTATCATTATTGGCGAGAAAAAAAGGAAAATAAAAACAGTCTTTGTCGGCGCTATTTTGCAGTTGGCAATAGGCTCCATCTTCCTTGCCTTGGCTGGGAGTTCTCTAATCTCAATTTGGTTTGCGTTATTTGTGTTTTTTATGGCCTTTAACTTACTTGAAGCGAGCTTGCCGTCTTTGGTCAGTAAGCAGGCCCCGGCGGGCGCAAGAGGGACGGCTATGGGAATCTACTCCACTAGCCAGTTTTTAGGTGCATTTTTAGGTGGGGCTGTTGGTGGCTGGGTTCTTTCAGAGTGGGGGGGAGAGGTTATCTATTATGCATCTGCGGCGCTTGCAGGGATATGGTTCTTTATAGCATTGACGATGCGAACGCCAAGCTATTCGACAAGTTTGACCCTCAAGCTGAACGCGCTTTTATCGGAGTCTGACGCAGAAAATGCATCGGATGAGCTTGCCAATATTAAAGGGGTAGAGGATGTGGTGGTTGTGATTGAAGAGAAGGCTGCTTACCTTAAAGTGGATAAGGCTCACCTGGATGAGCATGCCCTGAGCTCATTTCGCTATGCGTTGAGGTCTTAATCTAGGCAGAGGTCTTTCACTCAAGCGTATTGTAGACGGTTAACGGGCTTAAATGGCCAAAACGTGCTGACAATTTAATGGCGTTAGTTGGCTAAAGATCACAATTAATCCTCGTTGCTTTGATGTCTAATGAGGTCTTTTCTGTTAGCATTTGTCACACAGATCAGAGTCGTTCTCTGTGATAAAAAAATTGAAAGCTATGAACCATGGGGTTCTAGTATTTAGGAGATATAAATGGCACGCGGTATTAACAAAGTAATTCTAATTGGTAATCTGGGAAATGACCCC
Proteins encoded in this window:
- the rpsK gene encoding 30S ribosomal protein S11, translating into MAKPGTRTRKKVKKTVVDGMAHIHASFNNTIVTITDRQGNALSWATAGGSGFRGSRKSTPFAAQVAAERAGKAAAEYGLKNLDVMVKGPGPGRESAVRALNSCGYKITSIIDVTPIPHNGCRPPKKRRV
- the uvrA gene encoding excinuclease ABC subunit UvrA; the encoded protein is MDKILVRGARTHNLKNIDLEIPRDKLIVITGLSGSGKSSLAFDTLYAEGQRRYVESLSTYARQFLSMMEKPDVDHIEGLSPAISIEQKSTSHNPRSTVGTITEIYDYLRLLFARAGEPRCPDHDEPLEAQTISQMVDQVMAQEEDLKLMMLAPVVKNRKGEHHHIFQELRSQGFIRARIDGIVSDLDDTPDLEKNKKHTIEVVIDRFKVREGIEQRLAESFETCIGLTDGIALVAPMEGQGEELIFSARFACPHCGYAISELEPRIFSFNNPAGACPTCDGLGVKQFFDTQKLVKNPELTLAEGAIKGWDRRTVYYYQMLTSLAEHYDVDLDQPFEQLPESFRQTVLYGSGNEKVSFNYVNTRGDIVQRQHPFEGVMPNMERRYRETESQMVRDDLSKLLTHKSCPDCHGSRLKKAARHVFVKDKKLPDITEMPVGQAYEYFSTLTLEGRRGEIAAKILAEIQLRLQFLVNVGLDYLTLDRSADTLSGGEAQRIRLASQIGAGLVGVMYILDEPSIGLHQRDNDRLLKTLTHLRDLGNTVIVVEHDEDAIRLADYVIDIGPGAGVHGGQVIAAGTPAEVMANQNSITGQYLSGGKSIAIPSNRVPYDKKKTLKLSGATGNNLNSADLTIPLGLLTCITGVSGSGKSTLINGTLYPIAATALNKATTLSIQPHKKIEGLEQLDKVIDIDQSPIGRTPRSNPATYTGLFTPIRELYAGTHEARSRGYKPGRFSFNVKGGRCEACQGDGVIKVEMHFLPDVYVPCDSCKGKRYNRETLDIKYKGKSIHEVLELTVEDAREFFDSVPFLAKKLQTLIDVGLSYIRLGQSAVTLSGGEAQRVKLAKELSKRDTGKTLYILDEPTTGLHFYDIQQLLNVLHRLREHGNTIVVIEHNLDVVKTADWIVDLGPEGGTGGGNIIGEGTPEDIARIDASHTGRFLKELLSKPSISN
- the secY gene encoding preprotein translocase subunit SecY, whose translation is MAKTGSLPAGAASGFAELKSRLWFVFVAIVIYRVGAHIPVPGINPDRLAALFEQNQGTILSLFNMFSGGALERMSIFALGIMPYISASIIMQLMTVVSPQLEQLKKEGESGRRKISQYTRYATVVLATVQAMGMSVGLASQGVTFTDTFSFYFVAVATFVSGAIFLMWLGEQITERGIGNGISLLIFAGIVAGLPGAFGQSFEQARQGEINILALLLIGFFAIAIVAFVVFMERGQRRITVNYAKRQQGRKVYAQQSSHLPLKVNMAGVIPPIFASSILLFPASLGQWFGKGEGMEWLSDFSQALAPSQPLYILLFAIAVVFFCFFYTALMYNPKEVAENLKKSGAFVPGIRPGEQTARYIDSVLTRLTLFGALYITAVALLPQFLVVAWNVPFYFGGTSLLIVVVVVMDFMAQVQSHLMSHQYESLMKKSNLKKV
- the rplQ gene encoding 50S ribosomal protein L17 — its product is MRHRKSGRKFNRNSSHRKAMFRNMTSSLVEHELIKTTLPKAKELRTVAEPLITLAKKDTVANRRLAFARLRSNEAVAKLFNELGPRYESRPGGYIRILKCGLRAGDSAPMAYVELVDRPVEVESDDEE
- the rpsD gene encoding 30S ribosomal protein S4, with the protein product MARYIGPKCKLSRREGTDLFLKSGARALDSKCNVETPPGQHGARRARLSEYGLQLREKQKVRRTYGVLEKQFRGYYKEAARRKGAAGENLLQILERRLDNVVYRMGFGSTRAEARQLVSHKSILVNDKVVNIASYQVAAGDVVSVREKAKNQLRIKNAVELAANRAPVEWVEVDSSKLVGTFKSAPERSDLSAEINENLIVELYSK
- a CDS encoding DNA-directed RNA polymerase subunit alpha, encoding MQRSVNEFLNPRNIEVQEINPTHAKVILEPLERGFGHTLGSALRRILLSSMPGSAVVEAEIDGVLHEYSAIEGVQEDVIEILLNLKGLAITMHSREEATLTLTKKGEGPVLASDIQLDHDVEIANPDHVICHLGAAGEINMKLKVMLGRGYEPADQRASGDDETRAIGRLQLDSSFSPVLRVAYSVERARVEQRTDLDKLVIDLETNGTIDPEESIRRAATILQQQLSVFVNFDNEKEPEQVEEEEEVDPILLRPVDDLELTVRSANCLKAENIYYIGDLIQRTEVELLKTPNLGKKSLTEIKDVLASRGLSLGMRLENWPPASLKGDDRVLGG
- a CDS encoding MFS transporter; its protein translation is MNVSEKRSVFSLALLYAMRMLGLFMVLPVFVLLGGELEGSSGVLIGIAIGGYGLTQALFQVPFGMLSDRFGRKKMIVIGLLIFCAGSVIAATSESIYGVIAGRLLQGAGAIASVLMALLSDLTTDESRTKAMAVVGMSIGLSFSVALVAGPLVADFFGLSGIFWLTAIFAIAGIAIVLLIVPTPVTTHSHRDTRAVRGEFFELLRNSDLLRLDVGIFLLHLILTALFIAVPLSLVNDAQLDRQEHWWVYLSVMVTAFFAMVPFIIIGEKKRKIKTVFVGAILQLAIGSIFLALAGSSLISIWFALFVFFMAFNLLEASLPSLVSKQAPAGARGTAMGIYSTSQFLGAFLGGAVGGWVLSEWGGEVIYYASAALAGIWFFIALTMRTPSYSTSLTLKLNALLSESDAENASDELANIKGVEDVVVVIEEKAAYLKVDKAHLDEHALSSFRYALRS
- the rpmJ gene encoding 50S ribosomal protein L36; translated protein: MKVRASVKKICRNCKIIRRNGAVRVICTEPRHKQRQG
- the rpsM gene encoding 30S ribosomal protein S13; translation: MARIAGVNIPDNKHAVISLTYIYGVGRTTANKLCDATGVKTTAKVKDLTEEQLDAIRNELTSMTVEGDLRREVQMNIKRLKDLGCYRGLRHRHSLPVRGQRSKTNARTRKGPRKPIRK